In Stomoxys calcitrans chromosome 2, idStoCalc2.1, whole genome shotgun sequence, the following proteins share a genomic window:
- the LOC106081322 gene encoding spaetzle-processing enzyme-like, with protein MKTTAPVPPSHLDPSVYTEDSLFGTTTFKPSVASHKEWRHAATPSPRKQNNGLMISLIKTSLAHNIVRCTKPSSAFCIPLNKCPLLYDLYKNFEQLGESEQRLLRDSQCGFDNTHEGVSRVLVCCPDETAMPDEEPSNVNAVNEMLLRNFDIDNAQCGLMENSRATGRDSAGRNGADRRKVSSVDGSYFPWMALIEYMDIRDGMMGSYNCSGTLINSRYILTAAHCMSDTYWKPHRIWLGHWEPNTDIQCLTQPHDNAADCAAKKSAFVSEIDEIIIYPTFHKNIHHDVALIRMKQRVENTKAIRPICLPFGYDFNTADLTNTMAEFVSWSGSSKTEGLVNADKTKILLPIWETSECRKTYRLKNRDIHLQYEICAGGEQDVDTCNGDSGGGLVHSFERDSEKVHVVVGIMAAGTRECGLEGWPSISIHVQHHLQWILHELARGKNVA; from the exons atgaaaacTACTGCTCCAGTGCCTCCATCCCATTTAGACCCATCCGTGTACACAGAGGATTCCCTTTTCGGAACAACGACTTTCAAGCCATCAGTCGCGTCGCATAAAGAATGGCGCCACGCGGCAACACCATCCCCTCGCAAACAGAATAATGGCCTAA TGATTTCCCTAATTAAAACTTCATTGGCTCACAACATTGTCAGATGTACTAAACCTAGTTCGGCATTTTGTATTCCTTTGAACAAGTGTCCCCTACTGTACGATTTATACAAAAACTTTGAACAATTGGGAGAAAGTGAACAACGATTGCTACGGGATTCCCAGTGTGGTTTCGACAATACGCACGAAGGTGTGAGTAGAGTGTTGGTATGTTGCCCCGATGAAACAGCTATGCCAGACGAAGAGCCATCGAATGTAAATGCGGTCAATGAAATGCTGCTTAGAAATTTCGATATTGATAATGCGCAATGTGGCCTAATGGAGAACAGCAGAGCCACTGGCAGAGACTCGGCCGGAAGAAATGGTGCAGATCGCAGAAAAGTGTCATCGGTAGATGGAAGTTATTTCCCCTGGATGGCTTTAATTGAATATATGGATATAAGAG ACGGCATGATGGGAAGTTACAACTGCAGCGGCACATTAATTAATTCTCGTTACATTCTAACTGCAGCTCACTGTATGAGTGATACCTATTGGAAACCTCATCGCATATGGTTGGGACATTGGGAACCCAATACAGATATACAATGCTTAACACAACCTCACGACAATGCAGCGGACTGTGCTGCCAAGAAATCGGCATTTGTCTCAGAAATTGatgaaataattatttatccaacatttcataaaaatatccatCATGATGTGGCCCTGATACGAATGAAGCAGCGAGTAGAAAATACCAAAGCGATACGACCAATATGCTTACCATTTGGTTATGATTTCAATACGGCCGACCTCACAAATACAATGGCTGAATTTGTCAGCTGGAGTGGGTCTAGTAAAACCGAGGGTCTGGTTAACGCcgataaaactaagatattacTACCCATATGGGAGACGAGCGAATGTCGCAAAACATATCGCCTCAAGAATAGAGACATCCATTTGCAATATGAAATATGTGCGGGCGGTGAGCAAGATGTGGACACCTGCAATGGAGATTCTGGTGGAGGTCTAGTGCATTCGTTTGAACGTGACTCTGAGAAGGTGCATGTCGTTGTAGGTATAATGGCGGCCGGAACAAGAGAATGTGGCCTCGAAGGATGGCCTAGTATTAGCATACATGTACAGCATCATTTGCAATGGATATTACACGAATTGGCCAGAGGCAAAAACGTGGCATAA